One Ensifer adhaerens genomic region harbors:
- a CDS encoding DegT/DnrJ/EryC1/StrS family aminotransferase, which yields MATWPVYDEEQIADVAAVLRSGKVNAWTGPHVAAFEEAYARALGRKHAIALANGTLALELALFALGLEPGDEVIVTPRSFVASASCVSFCDGVPVFADVDENSQNISAATIAPKVTSRTKGIIAVHLAGFPCDMPEIMALARQAGLWVIEDCAQAHGAEIDGRPVGSFGDIAAFSFCQDKIITTGGEGGLIALDDEALWKKAWSRKDHGKSYDAAFLREHPPGFRWLHETIGTNWRMTSLSAVLGSRQLERLLAWHATRSRNAAILDEVAQELAALRVPTLPKGYRHAYYRYYAFVRPEALKPGHDRDWIVAAMNAAGVPCFSGSCSEVYLEKCFTDLGLSPSERLPVARRLGETSIALLVDPAQSEEAMTKAARFLHAVVTEASLPALGQRAPVLEMEARA from the coding sequence GTGGCGACGTGGCCGGTATATGACGAGGAACAGATTGCGGATGTTGCAGCGGTCCTGAGGTCGGGCAAGGTGAATGCCTGGACCGGGCCGCACGTCGCAGCCTTCGAGGAAGCCTATGCCCGTGCACTCGGGCGTAAGCACGCCATCGCGCTTGCAAACGGTACGCTTGCGCTGGAACTAGCGCTTTTCGCACTCGGTCTTGAACCCGGCGACGAGGTGATCGTGACGCCGCGCAGTTTTGTCGCCTCGGCGTCGTGCGTTTCGTTTTGCGACGGCGTTCCCGTGTTTGCCGATGTCGACGAGAATAGCCAAAACATCAGCGCCGCAACGATCGCACCGAAGGTCACCAGCCGGACAAAGGGCATCATCGCGGTCCACCTGGCCGGATTTCCCTGCGACATGCCGGAAATCATGGCCCTCGCCAGACAGGCGGGACTATGGGTGATCGAGGATTGCGCGCAGGCCCACGGCGCGGAGATCGACGGCCGGCCGGTCGGAAGTTTCGGCGATATCGCGGCATTCTCCTTCTGCCAGGACAAGATCATCACGACCGGCGGCGAGGGTGGCCTCATCGCTCTTGACGACGAGGCACTGTGGAAGAAGGCCTGGAGCCGTAAGGACCACGGCAAATCCTATGACGCCGCGTTCCTCAGAGAGCATCCGCCGGGCTTCCGCTGGCTGCATGAAACGATCGGCACGAACTGGCGAATGACGTCGCTTTCGGCCGTTCTCGGCTCGAGGCAATTGGAGCGCCTTTTGGCATGGCACGCGACAAGGTCTCGCAACGCTGCGATCCTCGACGAGGTGGCCCAAGAGCTTGCGGCGTTGCGCGTGCCGACGTTGCCGAAGGGATATCGCCACGCCTATTACCGCTACTACGCTTTCGTTCGCCCGGAGGCATTGAAGCCCGGGCACGACCGCGACTGGATCGTCGCGGCGATGAATGCGGCAGGCGTGCCGTGTTTTTCCGGAAGTTGCTCGGAGGTCTATCTGGAGAAGTGCTTTACCGATCTTGGGCTTTCGCCGTCCGAGCGGCTCCCGGTCGCACGCCGGCTGGGCGAAACCAGTATCGCGCTTCTCGTCGATCCGGCACAGAGCGAAGAGGCGATGACCAAGGCCGCCCGCTTTTTGCATGCCGTCGTCACCGAAGCGTCTCTTCCCGCTCTGGGTCAACGCGCGCCGGTGCTTGAAATGGAAGCGCGGGCATAA
- a CDS encoding sugar transferase: MKRCFDIVFALIAGLLSLPIMLVVGIAVAIWLGRPVLFYQTRAGLDRRPFRMMKFRSMSDARDAEGRLLSDAERTGRFGLLLRRTRLDELPEFWNILIGDMSLIGPRPILPETIDALGERGVRRCSVRPGLTGWAQISGNAILSNDDKLDLDLWYIANRSAWVDLKIIAETVLVMILGDRISERRLSAARQSVPER; the protein is encoded by the coding sequence ATGAAGCGGTGCTTTGACATCGTCTTTGCGTTGATCGCGGGCCTCTTGAGCCTGCCGATCATGCTGGTGGTCGGGATCGCGGTCGCCATCTGGCTCGGGCGGCCCGTGTTGTTTTACCAGACCCGGGCGGGGCTCGACCGGCGCCCGTTTCGTATGATGAAGTTTCGGTCGATGTCGGATGCACGGGACGCCGAAGGGCGTCTCCTCAGCGACGCCGAGCGCACAGGGCGGTTCGGGCTTCTGCTTCGCCGGACGCGCCTGGACGAGTTGCCCGAGTTCTGGAACATCCTGATCGGCGATATGAGCCTCATCGGCCCGCGGCCGATCCTTCCCGAGACGATCGATGCGCTGGGTGAGCGCGGGGTTCGTCGCTGCAGCGTCCGTCCGGGGCTCACCGGCTGGGCTCAGATCAGCGGCAACGCCATTCTTTCGAACGACGACAAGCTCGATCTTGATCTCTGGTACATTGCCAACCGATCAGCCTGGGTCGATCTCAAGATCATCGCCGAAACTGTTCTGGTGATGATCCTCGGGGATCGGATCAGCGAACGCCGGCTCAGCGCGGCACGCCAGAGCGTGCCTGAGCGATAA
- a CDS encoding PIG-L deacetylase family protein produces MSLIETLGRTLVIAPHPDDEVLGAGGTMARLAAHGSDVFVAVVTEGKPPAYDRASVEAVQAEAHEAHRILGVKETRWLGFPAAALSETSHSALNAALFELVRSIAPQTLLVPFVGDMHVDHQLIFLSSMVAARPHQPGYPKVILAYETLSETNWNAPYVTPGFAPNVFVDISDHIARKLAAMKAFKSQVRAAPHERSLETLNALATLRGATVLKSAAEAFVMVRQVI; encoded by the coding sequence ATGAGCCTGATCGAAACGCTCGGACGAACGCTGGTCATCGCACCGCATCCCGATGACGAGGTTCTGGGCGCCGGCGGAACGATGGCGCGGCTGGCGGCGCACGGAAGCGACGTCTTCGTGGCTGTTGTCACGGAGGGAAAACCACCGGCCTATGATCGCGCCTCGGTGGAAGCCGTTCAGGCCGAAGCCCATGAGGCGCATCGGATTCTCGGGGTCAAGGAAACGCGCTGGCTGGGTTTCCCCGCCGCAGCCCTTTCCGAAACCTCCCATTCGGCGCTTAACGCCGCCCTGTTCGAACTGGTGCGCTCCATCGCGCCGCAGACGCTGCTCGTCCCTTTCGTCGGTGACATGCATGTCGATCATCAATTGATCTTCCTGTCGTCGATGGTGGCCGCAAGGCCGCATCAGCCCGGTTATCCCAAGGTTATCCTGGCTTACGAGACGCTGTCTGAAACCAACTGGAACGCGCCGTATGTGACGCCGGGCTTCGCACCGAATGTGTTTGTCGACATCAGCGACCATATCGCTCGAAAGCTTGCGGCGATGAAGGCGTTCAAGTCCCAGGTTCGGGCGGCGCCGCATGAGCGCAGCCTCGAGACCTTGAACGCGCTCGCCACATTGCGCGGCGCAACCGTGCTGAAATCGGCCGCCGAGGCCTTCGTGATGGTGCGGCAGGTCATCTGA
- a CDS encoding polysaccharide biosynthesis/export family protein, whose amino-acid sequence MKFPAQTIFRIVSHIAIVATATLSLTGPVHAAGASTASTPSATASGAATASAMPTTQAAPAAYRVSVGDVLSFDILDDAELPTSLTIATDGAAAFPLIGTFKIEGRTIPEAVDALRSEYLSRQLLTDPKLSLSIVTVRPVLILGEVRTPGSFAYYPGLTVEQAVGLAGGPQTAMSNPADRILAQAKLRGTIEETDVEIVREAVYTARLYAQLRGSEKVDLKDIPESVKMYVDETSVGPVVAIEEKILKTDLLSTRNQMEILNQSIMQTEASLTILDKLKEQQEEVVALNEQVEARTLALRKRELNTESELSRVKMATSSEKSRLLELISEIGRSNRELANLKLQLETLKANREKEILTLLQEREATLKKLETQRQTTKEQMVLMAAAAVDSSKQEQVSFLYKIDRETGRGEAKSRQSIEATNVTAVLPGDVIFVSIAGL is encoded by the coding sequence GCTGACGGGTCCCGTTCACGCTGCCGGCGCATCGACCGCCAGTACGCCCAGCGCCACCGCATCGGGCGCTGCAACAGCGAGCGCCATGCCCACGACCCAGGCGGCGCCGGCCGCCTACCGGGTTTCGGTCGGGGACGTGCTGTCCTTCGACATATTGGATGATGCCGAGTTGCCGACGTCGCTGACGATCGCGACCGATGGAGCGGCCGCCTTTCCCTTGATCGGCACGTTCAAGATCGAGGGGCGAACCATTCCCGAGGCGGTTGACGCCTTGCGCAGCGAATATCTGTCCCGCCAGTTGCTGACCGATCCGAAGCTGTCGCTTTCTATCGTAACGGTTCGCCCTGTACTGATCCTTGGCGAAGTGCGGACGCCTGGCTCCTTCGCCTATTACCCGGGACTGACGGTCGAGCAGGCCGTCGGCCTTGCCGGTGGACCGCAGACGGCGATGAGCAATCCGGCTGACCGCATCCTCGCCCAGGCGAAGCTGCGCGGCACGATCGAGGAAACAGATGTCGAGATCGTGCGGGAGGCGGTTTACACCGCCCGGCTTTACGCACAATTGCGCGGTTCCGAGAAGGTCGACCTCAAGGATATTCCGGAAAGCGTCAAGATGTATGTCGATGAAACTTCCGTCGGTCCCGTGGTCGCGATCGAGGAGAAGATCCTGAAGACGGACCTGCTGTCGACAAGGAACCAGATGGAGATCCTCAACCAGAGCATCATGCAGACGGAGGCGAGCCTCACGATCCTCGACAAGCTCAAGGAGCAGCAGGAGGAGGTCGTCGCGCTCAACGAACAGGTTGAGGCGAGGACGCTCGCGCTCAGGAAACGGGAGCTGAACACGGAATCCGAGCTTTCACGGGTGAAGATGGCAACCTCGAGCGAAAAGTCGCGATTGCTGGAGCTTATCTCCGAGATTGGGCGCTCCAACCGCGAGCTCGCCAATCTCAAGCTGCAGCTCGAAACCTTGAAGGCAAATCGCGAGAAGGAGATCCTGACCTTGCTCCAGGAGCGCGAGGCCACGCTCAAAAAGCTCGAAACGCAGCGTCAGACAACCAAGGAGCAGATGGTCCTGATGGCCGCTGCGGCGGTCGATTCGAGCAAGCAGGAACAGGTATCGTTTCTCTACAAGATCGACCGGGAGACCGGTCGCGGCGAGGCCAAGAGCAGACAGAGCATCGAGGCCACGAACGTTACCGCGGTGCTGCCTGGCGATGTCATCTTCGTATCGATTGCCGGCCTGTAA
- a CDS encoding O-antigen ligase family protein, with protein MNMFNHTLSAGLAARREAARRDAPGIVLTKKIEFLLLVGAVFFCSMNYFRYGDTNFTVADFLAFLCFCFALLNRNIDLQLFGRVSSGLWWLGLTMLVSGLLVSSIAGPDPMRGIVVVTQYLYAYLFVVLLFSGRTLDQLVLLAKTYVFSILVLCFQGIYLIHIDGRTNTNFVSGNGRFSGLMERENECAAVIALAVPILLVLITTKRLNRIYAVFALFILIYGIVLTGSNTGLIALVFGMSVFAIIGVNWKRLIINVVLLAGIVLAVFTSARDYLPAAFQKRVLGALESGDIGQAGTFDHRVDLIYEAMNMTDSTLLLGVGADQYRIASAIHQPVHNLYLLLWTEGGLISAVGLLVMLLSAFGPALAVARLPGGRPFAGCIVANVSMLLLVANAVPHAYSRFWPFPLVLPVALACAYIALSASAKATSDAFAQPEPAPQPELRQKDLIAQARSGVPR; from the coding sequence ATGAACATGTTCAACCATACCCTTTCGGCCGGATTGGCTGCTCGCCGCGAAGCCGCTCGCCGCGATGCGCCAGGCATCGTGCTCACCAAAAAGATCGAGTTCCTTCTGCTGGTCGGCGCCGTCTTTTTTTGCTCGATGAACTATTTTCGCTACGGCGATACGAACTTTACGGTCGCCGATTTCCTCGCCTTTCTTTGCTTCTGCTTTGCGCTACTCAACCGCAATATCGATCTTCAGCTCTTCGGGCGTGTTAGCAGCGGATTGTGGTGGCTGGGGCTGACAATGCTGGTCTCCGGCCTGCTGGTAAGCAGCATCGCGGGCCCGGATCCGATGCGCGGCATCGTCGTCGTCACCCAATATCTCTACGCTTATCTCTTTGTAGTGCTATTGTTCAGCGGTCGTACGCTCGATCAGCTCGTGCTGCTCGCGAAGACCTATGTGTTCTCGATCCTCGTCCTTTGTTTCCAGGGCATCTATCTCATCCATATTGATGGCCGCACGAACACGAACTTCGTCAGCGGCAACGGCCGCTTCAGCGGCCTTATGGAGCGTGAAAACGAGTGCGCGGCGGTGATAGCGCTCGCGGTCCCGATCCTGCTTGTGTTGATCACGACGAAGCGGCTCAACCGAATCTATGCCGTCTTTGCCCTATTTATCCTGATCTACGGGATCGTGCTGACCGGCTCCAACACTGGCCTCATCGCCCTTGTCTTCGGCATGAGCGTATTTGCTATCATCGGCGTCAACTGGAAGCGGCTGATCATCAACGTCGTCCTTTTGGCCGGCATCGTTCTCGCAGTCTTCACATCCGCCCGCGACTATCTTCCGGCCGCATTCCAGAAACGCGTGCTCGGAGCGCTCGAAAGCGGCGACATCGGCCAGGCCGGCACGTTCGATCATCGCGTCGATCTGATCTATGAAGCGATGAACATGACCGACAGCACCTTGCTGCTCGGCGTCGGCGCGGACCAGTACCGGATCGCGAGCGCCATTCACCAGCCGGTTCATAATCTCTATCTGCTCCTGTGGACGGAAGGCGGGCTGATCTCGGCGGTGGGTCTTCTGGTGATGCTGCTTTCGGCCTTCGGTCCGGCGCTGGCCGTGGCGCGGCTTCCCGGCGGGCGACCGTTTGCAGGCTGCATCGTCGCCAACGTCTCCATGCTGCTGTTGGTCGCGAATGCCGTGCCGCACGCCTATAGCCGCTTCTGGCCCTTCCCGCTCGTCTTGCCCGTGGCCCTTGCCTGCGCCTACATCGCGCTCTCAGCTTCGGCAAAAGCGACGTCGGACGCCTTTGCCCAACCCGAACCGGCGCCACAACCCGAACTGCGGCAGAAGGATCTTATCGCTCAGGCACGCTCTGGCGTGCCGCGCTGA
- the cysQ gene encoding 3'(2'),5'-bisphosphate nucleotidase CysQ — MIDTLTAAAIEAGKAILDVYARDITVDEKADRSPVTEADRRAEEIILAILARAFPDIPVVAEEAVAAGSVPEFEGRRFFLVDPLDGTKEFINRRSDFTVNIALISDGEPVAGVVFAPARLVGYVAEGGRAKKFQVTADFAITGTTEIRCRERPENLTAVASRSHSDAETADFLEQNAIRDCTSVGSSLKFCLLAEGLADVYPRFGRTMEWDTAAGDAVLRAAGGRVTTLDGQPFRYGKRRQANDCDFANPGFIGWGRDCGPEACEKEAD; from the coding sequence ATGATCGATACGCTCACGGCCGCAGCGATAGAGGCTGGCAAGGCCATTCTAGACGTCTATGCGCGTGATATCACGGTCGATGAAAAAGCCGACCGTTCGCCGGTCACCGAAGCGGACCGGCGTGCCGAAGAGATCATCCTTGCCATTTTGGCTCGAGCATTCCCCGATATCCCGGTGGTCGCCGAGGAAGCCGTCGCGGCAGGCTCAGTGCCCGAGTTCGAGGGCCGGCGCTTCTTCCTCGTCGACCCGCTCGACGGAACGAAGGAATTTATCAACCGGCGAAGTGACTTCACCGTCAACATCGCCTTGATCAGCGACGGCGAGCCGGTGGCTGGCGTCGTCTTTGCGCCCGCTCGGCTCGTTGGCTATGTCGCAGAAGGGGGACGGGCGAAGAAGTTTCAGGTGACCGCCGACTTTGCCATCACCGGGACCACGGAAATACGGTGTCGAGAACGGCCTGAAAATCTGACCGCGGTTGCCAGCCGTTCGCACAGCGATGCCGAGACGGCGGATTTTCTGGAGCAGAACGCAATCCGCGACTGCACGTCGGTCGGCTCGTCGCTCAAATTTTGCCTGCTGGCCGAGGGGCTCGCCGATGTCTATCCCCGTTTCGGTCGCACGATGGAATGGGATACGGCCGCCGGTGATGCCGTGCTGCGCGCTGCCGGCGGGCGCGTCACGACGCTTGACGGGCAACCGTTCCGCTACGGAAAGCGGCGTCAGGCAAATGATTGCGATTTCGCCAATCCAGGGTTCATCGGCTGGGGGCGTGATTGCGGGCCGGAAGCCTGCGAAAAGGAAGCAGACTAA